The nucleotide sequence GTGCAGACGTTGGCTTGGGAAGTGCCACAGGCGGCAGGTTCCGTCGGGCGGCTGTTGGCCGCCCTGGAGTCGGCGCTGTACGGACAGGTTCCGGAAGGACCGGCGGAGGAGTCGAAGGGCAGGACGAAACCCGTGACGGAGAGGGTGGTTCCCAACAGGGCTCCGGGGGCTGTGGAGCCCGGGCCCGACGGAGGCGCGCCCGACGGGCAACGTCTCGGGGCCGTCAGCGTGGCTTGGCAGGAAATCGCCAGGATTGTGGGGGAATCCCAACTCCGCGGGCGGTGGCGCAGGTTCCGGCGCACCCCGAGCCCGCCGATGTAACCGGTCTTCCTCCAATTGACGGAATGGTGGCGGTCCTGTACCATGATGTGGGGACATGACTGGCCTTCAAGGGCATGATCGGTAAGAGAATATCCCTGTGGCCGCACGTGCAGCCACGGACCCGTATAATGCCGGGAATAGGCCCGGCAGTCTCTACCGGGCGACCGGAAATCGCCCGACTACGGGGGAGTGCGGATTGGAAAAACCATCCGTCTGCCTCGTATACCCATGGGAAAGGACGGTTATGATACCGTTGCTTGGGGCTGAGGTGGCGGATGGTTTTGTTGTGGGGAGGGAGATTATGGAACCGCACGAATGGATCGCCGTGCTGGACTTCGGCGGCCAGTACAATCAGCTCATCGCCCGTCGGATTCGTGAGTTGCAGGTATACTCCGAACTGTTGCCCCCGGATGTGAACCTCGACGAATTGCGTCGGCGTGGTCCCCGGGGCATCATCTTTTCCGGCGGCCCCAACAGCGTGTACGCCCCGGGGGCACCCGCGGTGGATCCGCAGATCTACGAGTGGGGCATCCCGGTGTTGGGGATTTGCTACGGCATGCAGCTCATGGCGGCGCATTTTTCCGCCCCGGTGGACCGGGCAGCGGCCGGGGAGTACGGAAAGGCCCTCCTCGAGCGGGTGCCGAGCCCAGCCTCCGTCTCCGCCGGCGTTTCGGGTCATGCGGCGAATACCCCGGGCTCTCAGCCGGACTTGCTGGACGGGCTGCCCGAGCGGCAGACCGTTTGGATGAGCCACGGGGATGTCGTCACCGCTCCGCCCGAGGGATTTGTGGTGGAAGGGCGGACGGACCGGTGTCCGGTGGCGGCCATGCACCACCGGGAAAAACCCCTTTACGCCGTGCAATTTCACCCCGAGGTCCAGCACACCGAGTTCGGCCAGGACATGCTGAGGCGTTTTGTCTACGACATCTGCGGCTGCACCGGCGGCTGGACCATGTCCTCCTACGCCCGGGAGGCGGTGGAGGAGATCCGGCGGCAGGTTGGGAACGGCCAAGTGTTGTGCGCCCTGTCAGGCGGGGTGGACAGCGCCGTGGCCGCCGTTCTCGTGCACCGGGCGGTGGGGGATCGACTGACCTGCGTCTTTGTGGATCACGGCCTTCTGCGCAAGGGTGAAGCGGATCGCGTCATGGAAGCCTTCGGCAGAGGATTCGGCATGAAAATCGTCCGAGTGGATGCGGGGGGGCGGTTCCTCGCCCGCCTGGTGGGCGTCCGGGATCCGGAGCAAAAGCGCAAAATCATCGGGGAAGAGTTTATCCGGGTATTCGAGGAAGAGGCGGACCGGCTCGGGAAATTTGACTTCCTGGCTCAGGGAACGCTGTACACAGATATTATCGAAAGCGGCACCAAAACGGCGGCGACAATTAAATCACACCACAACGTCGGCGGCCTGCCGGAGAGGATGTCCTTCCGGTTGATCGAGCCCCTCAACACCTTGTTCAAGGATGAAGTGCGGGCGCTGGGCACAGAGCTCGGAATCCCCGAGGACATCGTTTGGCGCCAGCCCTTTCCCGGCCCGGGATTGGCCATCCGGATCCTGGGCGAGGTGACGCAGGAGCGGCTGTCCATCCTCCGGGAGGCGGACGCCGTGGTTCGGGAGGAGATCCGCAAAGCGGGTCTCCACCGGGAGATTTGGCAGTATTTTGCCGTGCTCCCCGATGTGCGCAGTGTCGGGGTCATGGGGGACGAGCGGACGTACGCCCACACCATCGCCATCCGGGCGGTGACCTCCCGGGACGGGATGACGGCTGATTTTGCCCGGATTCCCTATGAGGTCCTGGAGAGGCTCTCCGGCCGCATCGTCGCCGAAGTGCCCCAGGTCAATCGCGTGGTTTACGACATCACCTCCAAGCCGCCCGCCACCATCGAATGGGAATAGAAAGGGGAGATTACCGATGGACAGATTTTTCCACCTCCGGGAACGGGGGACAAGCGTCGGGACGGAGATTTTAGCCGGGCTCACCACCTTCATGACCATGGCCTACATTCTTTTCCTCAATCCCAATATCCTCTCGGTGACGGGCATGGACAAAAGTGCCGTCTTTTTCGCCACCGCCGTCGGGGCCGGACTCGTCACCATCCTTATGGGGCTGGTGGCCAACATCCCCGTGGCTCTCGCGCCCGGGATGGGGCTCAACGCCTATTTTGCCGTGATCGCCGCCTCCAAGGGAGGCATGATGTCTTGGCAAGTCGCCCTTGGGGCGGTTTTTATATCCGGTATCATTTTTATCATCCTGACGGTGACGAAAATCCGGCAGCTTTTGGTGGTGGCGGTTCCCGATGCGCTGAAAATGGCCATCACCGTGGGCATTGGTTTATTCATCACACTCATCGGGTTAAAAACCGGGCAGATCACCGGTGTGCAGTACGTGGGGGGCCCGTCGCAAAATGCCATCGCCGGCGGGGGCACCCCGGTGTTGCAGTTTTTTGAGTGGAATATCCTCCTGACGAACTTCACCCAGAACCGCGGGGCTTTGTTGACGATTATCGGCCTGATCATCATCGCGGTGCTCATGGCCCTGAGGGTGCGGGGGGCGCTGCTGATCGGGATCCTGCTCACCACGGTGATCGGAATTCCGATGGGACAAACGGACCTCTCCAAACTGACCCAGACCCCGATGCTCCCCAGTGCTGAACATCTGGCCGTGGGTCAGCTGGATATCATGGGCGCGATCCACATGGGTTTGATTGAAGTGGTGGCGGTGTTCACCTTCGTGGAGCTCTTCGACACCTTTGGGACCCTCATCGGGACGACCAACAAGGCCGGGCTGTTGAAAGGGCCGGAAGGGGAGAAGACCCTGGGCCGGGCCATGCTCGTGGATGCCACCGGGGTGAGCCTGGGGGCGCTGCTGGGGACCAGCACCATCACGGCCTTCGTCGAGAGCGCCTCGGGGGTGGCCGAGGGCGGGCGTACCGGGCTCACGGCCATCACCACCGGGGTGCTCTTTTTGCTCGCCACATTCTTGCTGGCGCCAATTGCAGCCGTGATTCCCGACTCGGCCACGGCGCCGGCGCTGATCATCGTCGGGGTGCTGATGATCCAGGCGGTGCGGAATATTGATTTTGTCGATCCCGTCAAGGGCATTCCGGCCTTTCTCACCATCGCCCTGATGCCCTTCACCTACAGCATCGCCAACGGTATCTCCGCGGGCATCGTGTTTTACGTCCTGCTCGCGGCCCTGCGCAATGTGTTCACAAAGGAGAAGGAGCCGATCCACTGGCTGATGTGGATTCTCGCGGTGCTGGTGGTGCTGCGGTATATTTTCTTGGGCGTTTGACCGGGAGCGGGATTTCAGCCGGGGTTTGCGCGACCCAGCGCGACCCCGGTTATTTTACGATCAATATTGTTCGGGACATTCCGCGCACCCAAGTGGACGAGATGAAGGCGGAGTTGGAACAGCACCTGCGCGAAGCCGTCCGGGACGGAAAAACGGTAACGGACGTGGTGGGCGCTCTGTAGAGAATCGCTGACCGGTCAAGGTATAATGGATGCATAGATACGTCAGGGAACCGGACAGGGCGGTTGGGCGGCGGGAGCCGTTCTGCGAATGGAGGGGTGCCAGAATGGCAGGAGACGATCGGAAAGGCCGGGGTACGAGTGCCTCCGAGCACGGCCAGGGTCTTTCAGGTCAGAGTTTCCCGGCGGACCCAGACGTGCAGCCGGCGCTCTCCGGACAGACCGAGCAGCCGCAGGAACCTGAGTGGGACCCCGGGCCGGAAGAGGAACTGGAGATGATCTTGAACTCCGTGTACGACGACATCGTTATCACCGATGGCCGTGGGGTCGTCCTGCGGGCTAGTCGGTCCTGTCAGCGCGTGTACGGTCGAAGCCCGGAAGAGCTGGTGGGGCAATCTGTTGCGGAACTCGAACGGCAAGGCATTTTTCGCCCATCTATCACTCTGCGGGTTCTGGTCACCGGGACTCGGCAGACGGTGATCCAAACCACGGCCGATGGCAGTAAGAAGTTGGTCACCGCCACCCCGGTGTTTGATTCCGAAGGGCGGATTGTCCGGGTGGTTTCGTACTCCCACGACATCACCGAACTGATCGAATTAAAAGAGCATCTTGCCGAACTTCAGCAGCAGATGGGCCGGGTCACCCGAGAGCTGGAACACCGGCGAAGCTTGGATACCGAAGTCGATGGACTCGTGGTGGAGAGCGGGGCCATGAAGGATCTGGTGCGCCAGATGGCCCAATTGGCCAAGCATGATGTCACCGTCTTGCTTCGAGGGGAATCCGGGGTGGGCAAGGGCGTGTTCGCTCGCTATCTGCACCAGCACAGTCCCCGGGCCGAGGGCCCGTTTATCGAGATCAACAGTGGGGCCCTTCCGGAATCCTTGGCGGAATCCGAATTGTTCGGCTACGAACGAGGGACCTTTACCGGAGCACTCAAATCCGGCAAAATCGGGCTCATTGAACTGGCCCACGGGGGAACGTTGTTCCTCGATGAGGTGGGTGATCTGCCCCTTCCCCTTCAGGTCAAGCTCTTGAAAGTGATCCAGGAAAAAACCTTCTATCGCGTCGGAGGTCGGGCGCCGGTCCACTCGAATTTTCGCCTGATTGCCGCGACCAATCGCGATCTCGAGGCGTTAGTGCGGGCAGGGGCTTTTCGGGAAGATCTGTTTTATCGTCTAAATACGGTTCCCGTGACGATTCCGCCCTTGCGGGAGCGGCGGGAGGATATCCCGGGGCTGGCCGGATACTTCCTCGAACGGTACAATGCAAAATACCACGCCCGGAAGAGGATCGATCCCGGGGCGCTTCGGCAGTTGGTCAACTATTCGTGGCCCGGCAATGTGCGGGAGTTGGAAAACCTGATCGAGCGCCTGGTTCTCCTCGTAGAGGGTGAGGTCATCCAGCCGACCGATCTACTTTTCGGCGATGCTGCGGGAAACGGGCACAGGATGGACGACAACCTGTCGGATCCTCCGTCCCCGGGTTTGGGGGCCCTGCCCTTGCCTGACCTGGTGGCGGCCTATGAACGGCATCTGCTTGACGAGGCCCGGCGCCGATGTCGGAGCACCACGGAGATGGCTTCCCTTCTCGGCGTCAGTCAACCGACGGTGGTCCGGAAGCTGCGGCGGTATTTTGGTTCCACGGGCTAGGCCGGGAACTGGCCAGGCGGACTGGCTGCTGAGAAGGGGTGCTGTTATACGAACTTGTATAGGGACTTATACAGATCTGTATAAGTTTGACGACCAAACTGTTCGTTTGCTGGATGGAGCCAGCACCAGACAGCCTTAAAAAATCACTTGGATTTTCTGTACTTCTTTCCCCACTGACCCTTCAAACCTCTCCTCGATACGTTATGTATTCTAACATGGCACGAATCCTGCATGATCCCTTCGCCCAGGAGGGATCGAAATGTCGTATCAACCGAAGGATTCTTTTGAGTCGCCTCGATTTTGTGGAGTTCGCACCTTTATGCGCCTGCCCTATGTGGAACATCTTGACACCGCAGAACCGATCGATTTTGCCGTGGTCGGGGTGCCTTTTGACACCGGCCAGTCTTACCGGACCGGCGCCCGGTTTGGTCCGGCGCACATCCGAGATTTTTCCGTGTTGCTCCGACCCTATCATCCCCAGCAGGACATCTGCGTGTTCGATTATGTCTCGGGGATCGATTACGGGGACCTGCCGGTGGTACCGGGCTACATCGAGGAAACGTACCGCCGGATGGTCGAAGGCTTGACGCCATTGCTCGATCACGGCATTGTGCCCATCATCCTTGGCGGGGACCACAGTATTACCTTAGGGGAGCTTCGGGCTGTGGCGAAGCGCTATGGCCCCGTGGGGCTCATTCATTTCGACTCTCACTCGGACACCTGGGACAGTTATTTTGGCCAAAAATACAATCATGGGACGCCTTTCCGCCGGGCTGCGGAGGAGGGGCTGTTGGCTCCGGAGCGGGTGATTCAGGTGGGGATGCGCGGGCCGTTGTACGGGCCAAAGGATCTCGACGATGCCCGGCAGTTGGGGTTTGCCGTGTACACCACCGACGACTTGCTCGCCATGGGAATTCCCGAGATGATCCGGTTGATCCGGGAACGCGTCGGGAGCGGGCCCACGTTTCTCTCCTTTGATATCGATTTTCTCGATCCCGTGTACGCACCCGGGACGGGGACTCCCGAGGTAGCCGGTGTCACGGTTGCCCAGGCTCAACAGTTGGTACGGGGACTCGCGGGTCTGAACATCGTCGCGTATGACCTGGTGGAGGTCCTGCCCGCGTACGACAGTGGCCAGATCACCGCCGCGGCCGCGGCGAACGTGGTGTACGAATTTATCGCCCTTCTCGCTCTAGGAAAGAGAGGAGGTCATCGGGATGGCTGATTTTACGTCTTCCTTTGGTCAGGACAGTGTGCACCCGGTTCCCCGGGACAAGCGCTCCATGGGGTTCTTTTCCATCTTCTCTCTCTGGGTGGCGGCCAATTTCGTAGTCACCACCGTGTTCACGGGCATGCTGTTGGTGCCGGATTTGCCGTACCTGCAGGCGATCGCCATCATTCTGCTCGGTTCGTTGGTCGGAGGGATTGCCCTGGCGTTGACGGGCAATATCGGGATGCGCACTGGACTGCCGACGATGATCCTCACCCGGGGGGCCTTTGGACACCGGGGTGCGGCCCTCCCGTCGGCGGTCAATACGATTGTTCTTATCGGATGGAGTTGGATCCAGGCTTATATGGCGGGGTTGAGCCTCGATCACGCGGTGGAGTACCTGACGGGTTATAGCAATGTGGCCTTGTTTACGATCCTGACGGAGGTCATTGTCGTGGTTATCACCATCTACGGCCACCGCGGGATCGAGCGGACAGAGAACCTCATTGCCACGGCGATGCTCGTGTTGTCCGTGGTGGTGTTCGGCTATATGTTCATGAAATTTAACATCGGGAATCTGATTTCTATGGCGGCGAGCGAGCATCCTCAGCTCACAGTGATGGTCGCCTTTGACATCGTCGTCGCCACCGCCTTTTCGTGGCTGTCCTCGGCGTCCGATTATAATCGCAATTGTCGGTCGGAAGGGACCGCCTTCGCCGGGACGTATCTCGGCTACAACGTGGCGACTTTGGTGGCCATGGGCTTGGGTGCCACGGTGTCCGGATTCTCGATTCTGGGGAACATGACCCAGACCTATGATCCGACTGAACTAATTGGACAAGCGAATCCTGCCCTTGGCTTTGTGGCGGCGGTGGTCATTTTCCTGTCTGTGGTGTCTACGAACGTCATGGCCTTGTACAGTGCCACTATGTCGTATTTGGCCATCTTTCCCGGCCATCGATTTTGGATTCCCACCGCGGTGATGGGCCTAGTCGCCATCGCCGGGGCGATGCTGCAGGATTGGCTCCTCGAGCATTTCCAAAATTTTCTCCTCATGGTGGGTACCCTTTTCATTCCGGTGGGGGCGATCCTGTTGACAGATTACTATATCTTGCGCCGCAAGAACTATGACGCCCTAGAGATTGTGACGGGCCACAAGAAACTTTACTGGTATCGGAGCGGGGTGAACGTGCGGGCCTATCTCGCCTACATCATCGGGGCGGCGTTCGCGTATTATTTTTCCTACGTCCACACCCTGCCCACCGGGACGACGGTACTGACGTTTCTGCTCACCTCGGGGGTTTACTGGGTGCTTATGAAGGTAGGGGCGTCGGCCGAGGGGGAGTCCCGGGCGGAGTATGGCCTGGGTGAGGAGGCCTGAGGATGAAGGTTCGCATCGCCGTGGTGCAGGATCGCTACGACGTCGGAGCGGTGGAGGAGAACCTGGCAAAGATGGAGCGGGCCGTGGCTGAAGACTTAGTTGCCGAGTTCCGGGTGAAGAGAGAGGAGCGGGCCAATGGGGAGGAGCCGGTGGTTTCCTCCCCGGATTCGCTGCGGGTTTATGTGTTTCCGGAGTTGTGCGTCCCGGGCTATGAAGCCACGCCGCAAGAGATGGGGGAGCTCGCTGAGCCGAGGAACGGTCCCTCGTTCCGTCGCGTGGCCTCCATGGCTCGCCGGGCGTCCGCCTATGTGGTCTACGGATATGCGGAGCGAAGTGAGGACGGGCGGATGTACAATGCTTTGCAGTGCGTGGGCCCGGAGGGATCTTCCTTGGGGAACTATCGCAAAATTCACCTGGCCGGAGCGGAGGGCGACGTGTTCACGCCCGGCGACGAGTCGGTGGTGTTCGATACGCCCATGGGCCGGGTGGGCCTGATGATCTGTTGGGATCTGGCCTTTCCGGAACTGGCCCGCACCCTCGCCCTGGCCGGGGCAGAGATGATTTGGGCGGGAAGTGCCTGGGAGAAACCCTATGGCGGGCCTTTTCAGCGCTTCGCCGCCGCCCGGGCCCTGGACAATACGCTTTTTCTCGCCGTCAGTAACCAGATGGGCCAACCTCGGACCCTTGACTTCTGTGGAGGCAGCGCCGTATACGATCCCACGGGGGTATTGGTGACGGGGCTTGGTGAAAAGCCCGGCTTGGCGGCGGCGTGGATTGATCTCGCCGATGTGGATCGGCACCGAAGCCATTTTTATACGATGCTGCGGGAGAGACGGCCGGAATGTTATCATGAGACGGTGAGGTGATGCCGATGTTTCGACCTCGGAAGATCGTGGATCTCTCCATGCCCATCCGAAGGGGCATGCCGGTGTATCCCGGGGATCCGCAGCCGGATCTGCAACCCGCGGCTACCCTTGACAAGGATGGCTTTAATGTCTCCCATCTTCACTTGGGAACCCACACCGGGACCCATGTGGATGCGCCGTATCATTTTTCCGAGGGCGGCGCCCGGATAGACTCCCTGCCCCTGGAGTGGTTCGTCGGCACGGGGCTGATCATTCCCGTCCCGGGAAAAGGACCGAGGGAATGCATCTGCCTCGAGGAGGTGGCTCCGTGGGTGGAGCGGGCCGAACCCGGGCAACTGGTCCTCTTTGCGACGGGATGGTGGCGCAAGGCCGGGGAGGCCGACTACGTTCGCCATCCCTATGTCGAGGTGCGGGTGATTGAGGCACTCCTTGAGCGGGGTGTTCGGGTCTTCGGTATCGATGCGATGAGCATCGATCCCACCGGGGAAACGGACTATCCCGTGCACCGGGCAATCACCGCGGCAGGAGGGATTATTATCGAAAATTTGTGCAATCTGAACGCGGTGGATTTCGCCGATCCTGTCATTGTGGTGTTTCCCCTCCGGATCGAGGGGGCCGATGGATCGCCGGTCCGGGCGGTGGCCATGGATCTGGGTGATCCTGAGTAATGCGAGTCTCAGAGGTATTCATGCGGGGGCTTGCAACGGTTTGGGAGGGGGGAGCGGCCGAAGGATCGTCCGCCGCTCCCAACCTTTCCGCAGCGAAAATGCGCGTGTGTTCGCGCTGCAGGTTATTGACTCTTTGGTGGGGTGCTCCCCTTGCCGGGACCGAGGAAATGGGGACGCGGGTGGGAAAGAACCCATGCGGACACATCCCGGGCCTGGGCCTGGGTCAGATCCCCCGGGTTAACCCCGCCCATTGGGGCTTTGGGCATGCTTTCTTTCACGAAGGCGGCCATATTCGAAAGGTTTGCCATGCCGGCACCGTCGTTGAAAGAGTTCGGGCCCCAAAGGGCTGGTCCGTACCCGCCCTGGCCGTTCGCCCCGTGACACGTGGCGCAGGATTGCTGGAAGATCTTTTCCCCGTCTTGCAGGTTGGGGTTGGAGACGTCGAACTTGGCCAGTCCCCGCCACGGAGGGTTCGTACCATCAGGAATCCCTTTCGAAATGTAGGAAAGATACATCATAAATGCGCGCATCTCGGTGCTGTCATAGGGGATGGTCTTGCCGTTCATGCTGCGTTCAAAACATTGATTCACTCGGTCTTCCAGGGTGGATACGGCGTGCTCCCGGGTCCGGAACTGCGGGTACACAGCGGCAATACCAACGAGGTTTAACTCATTTTTGACCGTACCGGCGTCAGCGTGGCAGCTGGAGCAACTGAGGTCGTTCCCCACGTTGTTGGGCAACAACTGTTTGGTTTCGGTCATGAGCTTGTAGCCGAGTTGGATTGCCTTTCCGTTTTCGTCGTTCGACGCGCTGTCGATGCTCGGAGGATTGAAGGTCAGCGTTGAAGCCGACGCGGGCTTCGATGTTGCGGGAGCCGAGCAAGCGGAAAGCAGTACGGCCGCGGTGACGGCCACAGACAACAACGTAAAGCGTGGGCCCATAACACCCCTCCTCATAAAAATTCCTACCCCCCGATTGCGGCGGTTGGTTCTGACAATTAGTACCTACAATGAGTCTACCATACCCCTCTATGTATTATGATCCAACTGTGTCAGGAATGCGTGGTTAGAATGAACTATTTGTAGCGAATCGAGGACGCCGGGTTGTTCCTGAAGTGGCGGGCACAGGAGGAGACTGCCCGCCGGGAAGGGGGGCAGTCTCGGGTTTGTCCTAATTCTGCGGCCTCCCTTTCGGGAAGTCCTTCGATTTTCCAGGAAAATGAGGCCGGTCGTGGGACAAGATCCAGGCCGAGACGTCCCGGGCCTGGGCGTCGGTCAGTGCCCCGGGGTTCTCCCCGCCCATCGGGGCTTTTGGCATGTTCACTTTAACAAAAGCGGCCATCTTGGAGAGATTGGCCATTCCAGCCCCGTCGTTGAAAGAGTTCGGGCCCCAGACCGCGGGTCCCGCCGGGGTACCTTCACCGTTCGCTCCATGGCAGGCGGCACAGGATTGTTGGTACAGTTTCTGCCCTTCCTGAAGATTGGGATTAGAGACGTCGATTTTTACATTTTGCCCCCTCCAGGGTGGATTGGTCCCCTCTGGAATTCCCTTGGAGATGTAAGACATGTACATGGAGAAGGCCCGCATCTCGGTACTGTCGTAGGGAATCGGCTTTCCATTCATGCTGCGCTGCAGGCATTGGTTCACCCGGTCCTCCAAGGTCGAGATTGCCGCTTCCCGGTCCCGGTACTGCGGATAGACGGAGGCTACACCGACGAGGCTCAACTCCTTCTCGACCGTTCCCGCCTGGGCGTGGCAACTCGAGCAGGACAGCTGGTTCCCAACGTTGTTCGGCAACAGTTTCTTGGTGTCGTTCATGAGATCATAGCCAAGTTTGATTGCTTTTCCGTTCTCGTCGTTCGGCACGCTGTCGATACTGGGAGGATTGAATGTCACCGCCGTCGATCCCTCCGGAGAGGGACTTTTCAACGGGGCGGGGCCAGTGGTAGGTGCCGTACAAGCGGACAACAAAACAGCCGCCGCGGCTGCGACAGAGAACAGGGCGATGCGTGAGCCCATGCGGGACGCCCCCCATCACCGGTAGAATATAGTGAAATTCCGACATCACTCTGAAAAAATTCCTGTGCCCGTAAACGTATTATGACATGTTGAGGAGATGATTTCTTGGGAGGAATGCCCCAGCTGGCATTGGGACATTCGTACTATTTTTTCCGCCAAAGTTATAAGACCTAGCGGTTTTGCGCCGGGGGCGCGGTCGGTGGTTGGGGAGCGGAACAT is from Kyrpidia tusciae DSM 2912 and encodes:
- the guaA gene encoding glutamine-hydrolyzing GMP synthase; this encodes MEPHEWIAVLDFGGQYNQLIARRIRELQVYSELLPPDVNLDELRRRGPRGIIFSGGPNSVYAPGAPAVDPQIYEWGIPVLGICYGMQLMAAHFSAPVDRAAAGEYGKALLERVPSPASVSAGVSGHAANTPGSQPDLLDGLPERQTVWMSHGDVVTAPPEGFVVEGRTDRCPVAAMHHREKPLYAVQFHPEVQHTEFGQDMLRRFVYDICGCTGGWTMSSYAREAVEEIRRQVGNGQVLCALSGGVDSAVAAVLVHRAVGDRLTCVFVDHGLLRKGEADRVMEAFGRGFGMKIVRVDAGGRFLARLVGVRDPEQKRKIIGEEFIRVFEEEADRLGKFDFLAQGTLYTDIIESGTKTAATIKSHHNVGGLPERMSFRLIEPLNTLFKDEVRALGTELGIPEDIVWRQPFPGPGLAIRILGEVTQERLSILREADAVVREEIRKAGLHREIWQYFAVLPDVRSVGVMGDERTYAHTIAIRAVTSRDGMTADFARIPYEVLERLSGRIVAEVPQVNRVVYDITSKPPATIEWE
- a CDS encoding NCS2 family permease codes for the protein MDRFFHLRERGTSVGTEILAGLTTFMTMAYILFLNPNILSVTGMDKSAVFFATAVGAGLVTILMGLVANIPVALAPGMGLNAYFAVIAASKGGMMSWQVALGAVFISGIIFIILTVTKIRQLLVVAVPDALKMAITVGIGLFITLIGLKTGQITGVQYVGGPSQNAIAGGGTPVLQFFEWNILLTNFTQNRGALLTIIGLIIIAVLMALRVRGALLIGILLTTVIGIPMGQTDLSKLTQTPMLPSAEHLAVGQLDIMGAIHMGLIEVVAVFTFVELFDTFGTLIGTTNKAGLLKGPEGEKTLGRAMLVDATGVSLGALLGTSTITAFVESASGVAEGGRTGLTAITTGVLFLLATFLLAPIAAVIPDSATAPALIIVGVLMIQAVRNIDFVDPVKGIPAFLTIALMPFTYSIANGISAGIVFYVLLAALRNVFTKEKEPIHWLMWILAVLVVLRYIFLGV
- a CDS encoding sigma-54 interaction domain-containing protein encodes the protein MAGDDRKGRGTSASEHGQGLSGQSFPADPDVQPALSGQTEQPQEPEWDPGPEEELEMILNSVYDDIVITDGRGVVLRASRSCQRVYGRSPEELVGQSVAELERQGIFRPSITLRVLVTGTRQTVIQTTADGSKKLVTATPVFDSEGRIVRVVSYSHDITELIELKEHLAELQQQMGRVTRELEHRRSLDTEVDGLVVESGAMKDLVRQMAQLAKHDVTVLLRGESGVGKGVFARYLHQHSPRAEGPFIEINSGALPESLAESELFGYERGTFTGALKSGKIGLIELAHGGTLFLDEVGDLPLPLQVKLLKVIQEKTFYRVGGRAPVHSNFRLIAATNRDLEALVRAGAFREDLFYRLNTVPVTIPPLRERREDIPGLAGYFLERYNAKYHARKRIDPGALRQLVNYSWPGNVRELENLIERLVLLVEGEVIQPTDLLFGDAAGNGHRMDDNLSDPPSPGLGALPLPDLVAAYERHLLDEARRRCRSTTEMASLLGVSQPTVVRKLRRYFGSTG
- the speB gene encoding agmatinase, coding for MSYQPKDSFESPRFCGVRTFMRLPYVEHLDTAEPIDFAVVGVPFDTGQSYRTGARFGPAHIRDFSVLLRPYHPQQDICVFDYVSGIDYGDLPVVPGYIEETYRRMVEGLTPLLDHGIVPIILGGDHSITLGELRAVAKRYGPVGLIHFDSHSDTWDSYFGQKYNHGTPFRRAAEEGLLAPERVIQVGMRGPLYGPKDLDDARQLGFAVYTTDDLLAMGIPEMIRLIRERVGSGPTFLSFDIDFLDPVYAPGTGTPEVAGVTVAQAQQLVRGLAGLNIVAYDLVEVLPAYDSGQITAAAAANVVYEFIALLALGKRGGHRDG
- a CDS encoding purine-cytosine permease family protein, whose translation is MADFTSSFGQDSVHPVPRDKRSMGFFSIFSLWVAANFVVTTVFTGMLLVPDLPYLQAIAIILLGSLVGGIALALTGNIGMRTGLPTMILTRGAFGHRGAALPSAVNTIVLIGWSWIQAYMAGLSLDHAVEYLTGYSNVALFTILTEVIVVVITIYGHRGIERTENLIATAMLVLSVVVFGYMFMKFNIGNLISMAASEHPQLTVMVAFDIVVATAFSWLSSASDYNRNCRSEGTAFAGTYLGYNVATLVAMGLGATVSGFSILGNMTQTYDPTELIGQANPALGFVAAVVIFLSVVSTNVMALYSATMSYLAIFPGHRFWIPTAVMGLVAIAGAMLQDWLLEHFQNFLLMVGTLFIPVGAILLTDYYILRRKNYDALEIVTGHKKLYWYRSGVNVRAYLAYIIGAAFAYYFSYVHTLPTGTTVLTFLLTSGVYWVLMKVGASAEGESRAEYGLGEEA
- a CDS encoding carbon-nitrogen hydrolase family protein; amino-acid sequence: MKVRIAVVQDRYDVGAVEENLAKMERAVAEDLVAEFRVKREERANGEEPVVSSPDSLRVYVFPELCVPGYEATPQEMGELAEPRNGPSFRRVASMARRASAYVVYGYAERSEDGRMYNALQCVGPEGSSLGNYRKIHLAGAEGDVFTPGDESVVFDTPMGRVGLMICWDLAFPELARTLALAGAEMIWAGSAWEKPYGGPFQRFAAARALDNTLFLAVSNQMGQPRTLDFCGGSAVYDPTGVLVTGLGEKPGLAAAWIDLADVDRHRSHFYTMLRERRPECYHETVR
- a CDS encoding cyclase family protein, whose protein sequence is MFRPRKIVDLSMPIRRGMPVYPGDPQPDLQPAATLDKDGFNVSHLHLGTHTGTHVDAPYHFSEGGARIDSLPLEWFVGTGLIIPVPGKGPRECICLEEVAPWVERAEPGQLVLFATGWWRKAGEADYVRHPYVEVRVIEALLERGVRVFGIDAMSIDPTGETDYPVHRAITAAGGIIIENLCNLNAVDFADPVIVVFPLRIEGADGSPVRAVAMDLGDPE
- a CDS encoding c-type cytochrome, whose protein sequence is MGPRFTLLSVAVTAAVLLSACSAPATSKPASASTLTFNPPSIDSASNDENGKAIQLGYKLMTETKQLLPNNVGNDLSCSSCHADAGTVKNELNLVGIAAVYPQFRTREHAVSTLEDRVNQCFERSMNGKTIPYDSTEMRAFMMYLSYISKGIPDGTNPPWRGLAKFDVSNPNLQDGEKIFQQSCATCHGANGQGGYGPALWGPNSFNDGAGMANLSNMAAFVKESMPKAPMGGVNPGDLTQAQARDVSAWVLSHPRPHFLGPGKGSTPPKSQ
- a CDS encoding c-type cytochrome, translated to MGSRIALFSVAAAAAVLLSACTAPTTGPAPLKSPSPEGSTAVTFNPPSIDSVPNDENGKAIKLGYDLMNDTKKLLPNNVGNQLSCSSCHAQAGTVEKELSLVGVASVYPQYRDREAAISTLEDRVNQCLQRSMNGKPIPYDSTEMRAFSMYMSYISKGIPEGTNPPWRGQNVKIDVSNPNLQEGQKLYQQSCAACHGANGEGTPAGPAVWGPNSFNDGAGMANLSKMAAFVKVNMPKAPMGGENPGALTDAQARDVSAWILSHDRPHFPGKSKDFPKGRPQN
- a CDS encoding SDH family Clp fold serine proteinase; this translates as MPEEIYALMDLYPQPPQRRPTAGYVPLPNHRPRPRRKTARSYNFGGKNSTNVPMPAGAFLPRNHLLNMS